The Cucumis melo cultivar AY chromosome 5, USDA_Cmelo_AY_1.0, whole genome shotgun sequence genome has a segment encoding these proteins:
- the LOC103497128 gene encoding thylakoid lumenal 16.5 kDa protein, chloroplastic: MATSFLSTANTFHSSTPSSSSSSYSSPPLLRSRFGCLYCHNNTKRLVICKSSSDPPSKIPALTKRTLSICFISSFIFPLVGQGFSDANAAILEADDDEELLEKVKKDRKKRLEKQGVISSANKEKGYLQELVYKLSKVGQAIDDNDFTTASSVLGGSSDADWVQNANLAFNKLSSSPEEKSEVDAFNSSLASLISSVTKSDVESSKTAFVASASAFEKWTALAGLVGQLKGL; encoded by the exons ATGGCAACATCCTTCCTATCAACAGCAAACACATTCCATTCTTCCACaccttcatcttcatcttcttcctatTCTTCACCTCCATTGTTGAGATCAAGATTTGGTTGCCTTTATTGCCATAATAACACTAAACGACTGGTTATCTGCAAGAGTAGTAGTGACCCACCTTCCAAAATTCCAGCTTTAACCAAGAGAACCCTCTCAATCTGCTTCATTTCCAGTTTCATTTTCCCTCTTGTGGGTCAGGGATTTTCCGATGCAAATGCTGCGATTCTTGAAGCTGATGATGATGAGGAGCTGCTGGAGAAGGTGAAGAAGGATAGAAAGAAAAGGCTCGAGAAGCAAGGGGTTATCAGTTCTGccaataaagaaaaag GATACCTCCAGGAACTTGTGTACAAGCTGAGCAAAGTAGGCCAAGCCATTGATGATAATGACTTCACAACAGCAAGTTCAGTTCTTGGGGGTAGTAGTGATGCAGATTGGGTTCAGAATGCCAATTTAGCCTTCAACAAG CTGAGTTCAAGTCCCGAAGAGAAATCTGAGGTGGATGCATTCAACTCCTCTTTAGCTTCATTAATCTCATCAG TTACTAAGAGTGATGTTGAATCCTCCAAAACTGCCTTTGTAGCATCTGCTAGTGCATTTGAGAAATGGACAGCCTTGGCAGGGCTTGTTGGACAGCTGAAGGGCCTTTGA
- the LOC103497143 gene encoding methyl-CpG-binding domain-containing protein 11-like — translation MAASVEKDTVNEEVVSVELPAPPGWKKKFFPKQGNSPRKHEVIFTTPTGEEINNKRKLDQYLKAHPGGPAAAEFDWGTGETPRRSARISEKAKASPPMESEHPKRKRTSVSKKDLKETEAEPEVLEEKKEVDNPDAGKDESMADAEVKDANKKENQDEKETKNEAAEAEPPKPDDQLNADNEAEKQEHKITNESNQEKLEGNLNEKEPESSKLNLNENLEGAKHEEKIEQPQVEKNDGNFAEAVKPDTLVSDKQENALENQNPNQQEIELEGEIKDKAGAAEEKSEKHTETNKTIEVTENGNHRNGTGEVKP, via the coding sequence TTTTTTCCTAAGCAAGGTAACTCCCCTAGGAAACATGAGGTCATCTTCACAACCCCAACAGGGGAGGAGATcaacaacaaaagaaagttGGATCAGTACCTGAAGGCACACCCCGGTGGCCCAGCAGCTGCTGAATTTGACTGGGGCACAGGTGAGACGCCAAGGAGGTCAGCAAGGATAAGTGAAAAGGCTAAAGCATCTCCACCAATGGAGAGTGAGCACCCAAAGAGAAAGAGAACTTCGGTGTCCAAGAAAGATCTTAAAGAAACAGAAGCTGAACCAGAAGTTCtggaggagaagaaagaagtTGACAACCCAGATGCTGGAAAAGATGAAAGCATGGCTGATGCTGAGGTGAAAGATGCCAATAAGAAGGAAAATCAAGATGAGAAGGAAACGAAAAATGAAGCTGCTGAAGCAGAGCCACCGAAGCCTGATGACCAGCTGAATGCGGATAATGAGGCTGAAAAACAAGAACATAAGATAactaatgaatcaaatcaagaaaaatTGGAAGGAAACCTCAATGAGAAAGAACCTGAAAGCTCCAAATTAAATCTCAATGAGAATCTGGAAGGAGCAAAGCATGAAGAAAAGATTGAGCAACCACAAGTTGAGAAGAATGATGGTAATTTCGCTGAAGCTGTAAAACCTGACACTCTTGTATCTGATAAACAAGAAAACGCTCTAGAGAATCAAAACCCAAATCAACAGGAGATTGAACTAGAAGGAGAGATCAAGGACAAAGCAGGAGCAGCTGAAGAGAAGAGTGAGAAACATACTGAGACAAACAAGACTATAGAAGTCACTGAGAACGGAAACCACAGGAATGGTACTGGTGAGGTAAAGCCTTGA